One part of the Desulfitibacter sp. BRH_c19 genome encodes these proteins:
- a CDS encoding carbamate kinase → MGKTIVVALGGNAILQPTQKGTFEEQMINVEKTCLHIVKLIKEGYKVIITHGNGPQVGNILVQHMEARNKVPSMPLFVCGAESQGLLGYMITQTMTNILRKEGINKQVCTILTQVMVDKNDPAFENPTKPVGAFVSKEEAEEIMSQTEEKWIEDSGRGWRKVVYSPKPKKIVELAIIKALVDQGNIVIAGGGGGIPVIEEDGELKGVEAVIDKDSAGSLLAQQMGADLFMVLTDVAQVAINFGKPNQKNLDIVTTDQARQYLKEGQFGSGSMGPKVEAAVAFVERGGSSVIASLEKLGEAVQGTAGTRFVKE, encoded by the coding sequence ATGGGAAAAACTATTGTGGTTGCATTAGGTGGAAATGCCATATTACAGCCAACGCAAAAAGGAACATTTGAAGAGCAAATGATAAATGTAGAAAAAACGTGTCTCCATATTGTGAAATTGATTAAGGAAGGGTATAAAGTCATCATTACCCATGGAAATGGACCACAGGTGGGAAATATTCTAGTACAACATATGGAGGCCAGGAACAAAGTACCATCAATGCCTCTTTTTGTGTGTGGTGCAGAAAGTCAGGGTCTTTTAGGATACATGATTACGCAAACCATGACAAATATTCTCCGTAAAGAGGGGATAAACAAGCAGGTTTGTACGATTCTTACCCAGGTAATGGTTGATAAAAATGATCCTGCATTTGAAAACCCAACAAAACCTGTAGGAGCATTTGTATCTAAAGAAGAGGCAGAAGAGATAATGTCTCAGACTGAAGAAAAATGGATAGAGGATAGTGGTAGGGGTTGGAGAAAGGTGGTTTATTCTCCTAAACCTAAGAAGATTGTAGAGCTTGCAATCATCAAAGCGCTTGTTGACCAAGGAAATATTGTTATTGCTGGTGGTGGTGGCGGCATACCTGTTATTGAAGAAGATGGGGAATTAAAAGGTGTAGAAGCTGTAATTGATAAGGATAGTGCAGGAAGTCTTTTAGCCCAACAAATGGGTGCTGACCTGTTCATGGTACTTACTGATGTAGCCCAGGTAGCTATAAACTTCGGGAAACCAAATCAGAAGAACCTTGATATTGTCACAACAGATCAAGCAAGACAATATCTAAAAGAAGGGCAATTTGGAAGTGGCAGTATGGGCCCTAAGGTTGAAGCAGCTGTAGCTTTTGTTGAAAGAGGCGGTAGTTCAGTAATAGCTTCACTTGAAAAGCTTGGAGAAGCTGTTCAAGGTACTGCTGGAACAAGGTTTGTTAAAGAATAA
- a CDS encoding peptidase M20, which translates to MDFQKIMEKADEYKPEMSRFLRDLIAIPGESCKEELVIKRIVEEMEKVGFDKVEVDPMGNVLGYIGHGKHVIAMDAHIDTVGVGDIANWEYDPYEGYEDDEIILGRGASDQLGGMASMVYAGKIIKDLNLEGDYTLVVTGTVQEEDCDGLCWQYIINEDKLKPEFVVITEPTSLNIYRGHRGRMEIKVSTKGISCHGSAPERGDNAIYKMAPIITELRALNENLLDHDFLGKGTLAISEIFFSSPSRCAVADSCTISVDRRLTAGETYEYALQQIRNLPATKAANAQVEMYDYKRESYTDLVYPTKSYFPTWLIEEDHPATKTLVESFEGLFNSKPLVDKWTFSTNAVSIMGRFGIPSIGFGPGAEKEAHAPNEKTWKSELVKAAAMYAVIPTIYTDKYADEMPDNTQNLINDK; encoded by the coding sequence ATAGACTTTCAAAAAATTATGGAAAAGGCTGATGAATATAAGCCCGAAATGTCGAGATTTCTAAGAGATTTAATCGCAATACCAGGTGAAAGCTGTAAAGAGGAACTAGTAATTAAGCGTATTGTTGAAGAAATGGAAAAGGTTGGTTTCGACAAGGTTGAAGTAGATCCCATGGGAAATGTTTTGGGATATATAGGCCATGGGAAACATGTAATTGCAATGGATGCTCATATTGATACTGTGGGTGTTGGAGATATAGCTAATTGGGAATATGATCCTTACGAAGGCTATGAGGATGATGAAATTATTCTCGGACGGGGTGCTTCTGACCAATTAGGTGGTATGGCTTCCATGGTTTATGCTGGTAAAATTATTAAAGATCTAAACTTGGAAGGTGACTACACATTAGTCGTTACTGGAACTGTACAGGAAGAAGACTGTGATGGTTTATGCTGGCAATATATTATTAATGAGGATAAATTGAAACCTGAATTTGTGGTGATCACAGAGCCTACCTCTCTTAATATCTACAGAGGGCATAGAGGTAGAATGGAGATAAAGGTTAGCACAAAAGGGATAAGTTGTCATGGTTCAGCTCCAGAAAGAGGGGACAATGCGATTTATAAGATGGCACCAATTATAACAGAGCTAAGAGCATTAAATGAAAACCTTTTGGATCATGATTTTTTAGGAAAAGGAACACTAGCCATATCAGAAATTTTCTTCAGTTCTCCATCTAGGTGTGCTGTTGCCGATAGTTGTACTATTTCTGTAGATAGAAGATTAACAGCCGGTGAAACTTATGAATATGCACTTCAACAAATTAGAAATCTACCTGCTACCAAAGCAGCAAATGCCCAAGTGGAAATGTATGATTATAAAAGAGAATCATATACCGATTTGGTATATCCAACAAAATCTTATTTTCCAACCTGGTTAATAGAGGAAGACCATCCTGCCACTAAAACTTTAGTGGAGAGTTTTGAAGGGTTATTTAATAGCAAGCCACTAGTTGATAAATGGACATTTTCAACAAACGCAGTATCAATTATGGGTAGATTTGGAATACCATCTATAGGGTTTGGTCCTGGTGCAGAAAAGGAAGCACATGCTCCCAATGAAAAAACCTGGAAGAGTGAGTTAGTTAAAGCTGCAGCAATGTATGCAGTTATCCCAACAATATATACTGACAAATATGCTGACGAAATGCCCGATAATACACAAAATCTTATTAACGATAAATAA
- a CDS encoding uracil permease, translated as MVGQPTTTVKAVYDVDDKPPLKEAVPLGLQHVLAMFAGNVTVPIIIAGVLGLTIGERAFLIQCAMLVAGLTTLVQANKIGPVGANLPIVMGTSFGFVPTSIAIGGAYGLSGILGAAFIGGLFQAVLGFFLKTLRKYFVPVVTGTVLLTIGLSLMPTGINYFAGGVGAADFGSFSNLFLGFLVLAIVIFCNQFLKGFASMSAILIGIVVGYLVAIPMGKVSFAAVGEAAWFSIPTPFVYGMTFHWSAIAAMLIMFIVTTVETVGDISGITVGGAGREATDKELSGGIIADGLSSSFAAIFNALPNTSYSQNVGIVSFTGVMSRWVVTIGAFFLIAAALFPKLGALIAVMPQSVLGGAAVIMFAMIATSGIVLITKSALNRRNLLIVAVSLGLGLGLGSVPDALQFFPESVKLIFAGSGIVVAALVALFLNIILPEDTGRNA; from the coding sequence ATGGTTGGTCAACCGACTACTACTGTAAAAGCAGTATATGATGTTGACGATAAGCCACCGCTAAAGGAAGCCGTTCCACTCGGTTTGCAGCATGTCTTAGCAATGTTTGCGGGAAACGTAACAGTACCAATAATCATTGCTGGTGTGCTTGGTCTTACCATAGGTGAAAGAGCATTTTTAATTCAATGTGCAATGCTTGTGGCTGGCCTTACAACTCTTGTGCAGGCAAATAAAATTGGACCTGTAGGTGCCAATCTACCAATTGTAATGGGTACTAGTTTCGGTTTTGTTCCTACATCAATTGCTATTGGTGGTGCTTATGGATTATCTGGAATCCTTGGAGCTGCATTTATAGGAGGTTTATTCCAGGCGGTATTAGGCTTCTTTTTGAAGACATTAAGAAAGTATTTTGTTCCTGTTGTAACTGGTACTGTATTATTAACAATTGGTTTATCACTAATGCCCACAGGTATTAATTACTTTGCAGGCGGTGTAGGTGCCGCAGATTTTGGCTCTTTTTCTAATCTATTTTTAGGATTTCTTGTTTTAGCAATAGTTATATTTTGTAATCAGTTTCTAAAGGGATTTGCTAGCATGTCGGCCATATTGATAGGAATAGTTGTTGGTTACTTAGTGGCTATACCAATGGGTAAGGTTAGCTTCGCAGCAGTAGGTGAAGCAGCATGGTTTTCAATTCCAACGCCCTTTGTGTATGGAATGACCTTCCATTGGTCAGCAATTGCAGCAATGTTAATTATGTTTATAGTAACCACAGTTGAAACAGTAGGAGATATATCTGGTATTACTGTAGGTGGTGCAGGTAGAGAAGCTACTGACAAAGAATTATCAGGCGGTATTATAGCAGATGGTTTATCAAGTAGTTTTGCCGCAATCTTTAATGCACTTCCAAACACTTCATATAGCCAAAACGTAGGGATTGTATCCTTTACAGGTGTTATGAGTCGCTGGGTTGTTACAATAGGTGCGTTTTTCTTGATAGCTGCAGCCCTTTTCCCGAAATTGGGAGCTTTAATAGCGGTAATGCCTCAAAGCGTACTTGGAGGAGCAGCTGTAATTATGTTTGCAATGATAGCAACTTCAGGTATTGTATTGATTACTAAGAGTGCACTTAACCGTAGAAATCTTCTTATCGTTGCAGTTTCTTTGGGATTAGGATTAGGATTAGGATCTGTACCTGATGCACTTCAGTTCTTTCCAGAGTCAGTTAAACTAATATTTGCCGGTTCAGGAATAGTAGTTGCTGCATTAGTTGCGTTATTCCTTAATATCATACTTCCAGAAGATACTGGTAGAAATGCTTAA
- a CDS encoding ABC transporter permease, translating to MDYSVLLITVLTAAIATGTPILYAALGEILAERTGVLNLGIEGMMLVGAVMSFMVAINTGNPWIGLLAGMVAGGAVAAIHAFLCVSLKANQVVSGLALTIFGTGFSGFIGKSLIGIPAPQTFTKIAIPYLSDIPFLGTILFRQDALVYISYLLVPLLWFFIYRTNAGLKMRSVGENPGAADSLGINVFAIRYTYVIIGGVFSGIAGAYLALAFAPTWLENMTAGRGWIAVALVIFATWNPSRAVIGAYLFGGVSALAFRLQAIGVAFPAYFLSMLPYLFTIAVLIFATRQTQKNRIGAPGALMQAYDREDR from the coding sequence ATGGATTACTCAGTATTACTCATTACAGTTTTGACTGCTGCTATTGCTACTGGAACTCCCATTCTATATGCTGCATTAGGAGAAATTTTGGCAGAAAGAACAGGCGTATTAAACTTGGGAATTGAAGGAATGATGTTAGTAGGTGCAGTTATGAGCTTTATGGTAGCTATAAATACCGGAAACCCTTGGATAGGTTTATTAGCCGGTATGGTAGCAGGTGGTGCTGTAGCAGCCATACACGCATTCCTTTGTGTATCACTCAAGGCCAATCAGGTAGTAAGCGGTCTTGCCCTAACAATATTTGGCACAGGATTTAGTGGCTTTATTGGTAAGTCCCTTATTGGAATTCCTGCGCCTCAAACATTTACAAAGATTGCAATTCCATATTTAAGTGATATCCCATTTTTAGGAACAATATTATTTAGACAAGATGCTTTAGTGTATATAAGCTATTTACTAGTGCCACTATTATGGTTCTTTATATATAGAACTAATGCAGGTCTAAAGATGAGATCAGTAGGCGAAAATCCAGGAGCAGCTGATTCTTTGGGAATTAATGTGTTTGCTATCAGATATACGTATGTAATCATAGGTGGAGTATTTTCAGGTATTGCAGGTGCGTACCTTGCCTTGGCATTTGCACCTACATGGTTAGAAAATATGACAGCAGGTAGAGGTTGGATAGCAGTTGCATTGGTGATATTTGCCACATGGAACCCTTCTAGAGCAGTAATAGGGGCATATCTCTTCGGTGGAGTATCAGCATTAGCCTTTAGGCTACAAGCCATTGGTGTAGCTTTTCCGGCTTACTTCCTTAGTATGCTCCCATATTTATTTACAATTGCAGTTCTTATTTTTGCTACTAGACAAACCCAAAAGAATAGGATTGGTGCTCCAGGAGCATTAATGCAGGCTTATGATAGGGAAGATAGATAG
- a CDS encoding uracil permease, with protein MENDETMVGQPTTTVKEVYGVDDKPPLKEAIPLGLQHVLAMFAGNVTVPIIIAGVLGLTIGERAFLIQCAMLVAGLTTLVQANRIGPVGANLPIVMGTSFGFVPTSIAIGGAYGLSGILGAAFIGGLFEAVLGFFLKTLRKYFVPVVTGTVLLTIGLSLMPTGINYFAGGVGAADFGSFSNLFLGFLVLAIVIFCNQYLKGFASMSAILIGITVGYLVAIPMGKVNFAAVSEAAWFSVPTPFVYGMTFHWPAIAAMLVMFIVTTVETVGDISGITVGGAGREATDKELSGGVIADGLASSFAAIFNALPNTSYSQNVGIVSFTGVMSRYVVTIGAFFLIAAALFPKLGALIAVMPQSVLGGAAIIMFAMIATSGIVLITKSALNRRNLLIVAVSLGLGLGLGSVPDALQFFPESIKLIFAGSGIVVAALVALFLNIILPEDKGRNA; from the coding sequence ATGGAAAATGATGAAACAATGGTTGGTCAACCAACTACTACTGTAAAAGAAGTATACGGTGTGGATGACAAGCCACCACTAAAGGAAGCTATTCCACTAGGTTTACAGCATGTGTTAGCAATGTTTGCGGGAAACGTAACAGTACCAATAATCATTGCTGGTGTACTTGGTCTTACCATAGGTGAAAGAGCATTTTTGATCCAATGTGCAATGCTTGTGGCAGGTCTTACAACACTTGTACAGGCAAATAGAATTGGACCTGTAGGAGCGAATTTACCTATTGTTATGGGTACAAGCTTCGGTTTTGTTCCCACATCAATTGCTATTGGTGGTGCTTATGGATTATCTGGAATTCTTGGTGCTGCATTTATAGGAGGTTTATTTGAGGCAGTATTAGGTTTCTTTTTAAAGACATTAAGAAAGTATTTTGTTCCTGTTGTTACTGGTACTGTTCTATTAACAATTGGTTTATCTTTAATGCCTACAGGTATTAATTACTTTGCTGGTGGTGTAGGTGCCGCAGATTTTGGATCATTTTCCAATCTATTTTTAGGATTTCTTGTTTTAGCAATAGTTATATTTTGTAATCAGTATCTAAAGGGATTTGCTAGCATGTCAGCCATATTGATAGGAATAACTGTTGGTTATCTAGTGGCTATTCCAATGGGTAAGGTTAACTTTGCAGCAGTAAGTGAAGCAGCATGGTTTTCAGTTCCAACGCCCTTTGTGTATGGAATGACCTTCCATTGGCCTGCTATTGCAGCAATGCTAGTTATGTTTATAGTAACCACAGTTGAAACAGTAGGGGATATATCTGGTATTACTGTAGGTGGTGCCGGTAGAGAGGCAACTGACAAGGAATTATCAGGTGGTGTTATAGCTGATGGTTTAGCCAGTAGTTTTGCAGCAATCTTCAATGCACTTCCAAACACTTCATATAGCCAAAACGTAGGGATTGTATCCTTTACAGGTGTTATGAGTCGATATGTTGTTACTATAGGTGCGTTTTTCTTGATAGCTGCCGCTCTTTTTCCAAAACTAGGTGCTTTAATAGCGGTTATGCCTCAGAGTGTACTTGGGGGAGCAGCTATAATTATGTTTGCAATGATAGCTACTTCAGGCATTGTATTGATTACTAAGAGTGCACTTAACCGTAGAAATCTTCTTATTGTTGCAGTTTCTTTGGGATTAGGATTAGGGTTAGGATCTGTACCTGATGCACTTCAGTTTTTTCCAGAATCAATTAAGTTGATATTTGCTGGGTCTGGCATAGTGGTTGCTGCATTAGTTGCGTTATTCCTTAATATCATACTTCCAGAAGATAAAGGCAGGAATGCATAA
- a CDS encoding N-ethylammeline chlorohydrolase (Catalyzes the hydrolytic cleavage of a carbon-halogen bond in N-ethylammeline) yields MNPQEAVFQGNVLVDNNRIAYIGNEEPHADRVIYGEGKLLIPGLIQTHVHLSQTLFRSQADDLELLDWLKKRIWPLEGAHDAESLYQSALLGISELLLGGTTSLVDMQTVHHTDAAVHAIAESGIRATTGKVMMDHGDDVPGTLIQSTNDAIQESVDLLEKWHGRENGRIQYAFTPRFVVSCTEELLKEVVALSEKYRVRVHTHASENKGEIEIVERERGMRNVLYLDHIGMAAPNLILTHCIWLNDEEMDVLEKRDVKVAHCPTCNIKLSSGIAPIPEMLKRGITVSLGADGSPANNNLDVFQEMKMAALIQKPLHGPTIMPAKEVFKMATLGGARAMGLEQEIGSIEVGKKADLVMISLDEPHLNPVAGVNPYSLLVYSARVSDVNLSMVDGKILMENRELKTIDKDKVVKQSNEILKKIKKRAGIS; encoded by the coding sequence ATGAATCCACAAGAGGCCGTTTTTCAAGGCAATGTATTAGTTGACAACAATCGTATTGCATATATAGGAAATGAAGAGCCACATGCTGATAGAGTAATTTATGGAGAAGGAAAGTTGTTGATACCAGGACTTATACAGACTCATGTTCATCTTTCTCAAACCCTATTTCGGAGTCAGGCAGATGATCTTGAACTATTAGACTGGTTAAAAAAGCGAATCTGGCCACTTGAGGGTGCTCATGATGCAGAAAGCTTATATCAATCTGCTCTTCTAGGAATATCAGAGTTACTACTAGGAGGTACTACTTCTCTTGTTGATATGCAGACTGTTCATCATACTGATGCTGCTGTTCATGCAATTGCTGAAAGTGGTATCAGGGCAACCACAGGAAAGGTTATGATGGACCATGGTGATGATGTTCCTGGTACATTAATACAGTCAACTAATGATGCTATTCAGGAAAGTGTAGACTTACTTGAAAAATGGCACGGCAGGGAAAACGGCAGAATACAATATGCCTTTACTCCAAGATTTGTAGTATCTTGTACTGAAGAACTTCTGAAAGAAGTAGTCGCCTTAAGTGAAAAATATAGAGTTAGGGTGCATACCCATGCTTCTGAAAATAAAGGGGAAATAGAAATTGTTGAGAGGGAAAGGGGTATGAGGAATGTCTTATATCTAGACCATATAGGTATGGCTGCTCCTAACCTGATATTAACTCACTGCATTTGGCTTAATGATGAAGAAATGGATGTTCTTGAGAAAAGGGATGTAAAGGTTGCCCATTGCCCAACTTGCAACATAAAATTATCCTCAGGAATAGCTCCTATACCAGAAATGTTAAAAAGGGGCATTACAGTCTCATTGGGTGCAGATGGCTCTCCTGCTAATAACAACCTAGATGTCTTTCAAGAAATGAAAATGGCTGCATTAATCCAAAAACCTCTCCATGGGCCAACAATAATGCCTGCCAAGGAAGTATTCAAAATGGCTACATTAGGTGGTGCTAGAGCTATGGGCTTAGAACAGGAGATTGGTTCCATTGAGGTAGGGAAGAAGGCTGATTTAGTAATGATTTCTTTGGATGAGCCTCACCTCAACCCTGTAGCCGGAGTTAATCCATATTCACTTCTTGTATATTCAGCCAGGGTATCTGATGTAAATCTATCAATGGTAGATGGTAAAATATTAATGGAAAATAGAGAGCTAAAGACTATAGATAAAGATAAGGTAGTTAAACAGAGCAATGAAATTCTTAAGAAGATAAAGAAAAGAGCAGGGATATCATAA
- a CDS encoding ornithine carbamoyltransferase has product MKTQFRGKHLITLQEWTKEEIDTLLDVSYEMKRNHAMGIPTPYLQYKTMFLMFFEQSTRTRNSMEAGFAQLGGHANYLDTSTMQISHGEVGKDTATILSSYGDAIACRNCFWEVGNKYLRELAAHSRVPIINMQCDLYHPLQGIADLMTMQEKKKDLRKLKVSIIWAYAKSHKKPISVPLSQALLFPRYGMDVCLAHPEGYPLPDWVIEQAKENARRHGGSFTVTNNEAEAYKDADIVIPKNWGSWVTNQSDAVVDDQLEANKSWICTEEKMAMANDDVIYLHALPADRGNEVVDSVLDGPHSVVFDAAENRLHTSKAVMALTMNGR; this is encoded by the coding sequence ATGAAAACACAATTTAGAGGTAAACACTTGATAACTTTACAAGAGTGGACAAAAGAAGAGATTGATACGTTGTTAGATGTGTCCTATGAAATGAAGAGAAATCATGCCATGGGGATACCAACTCCTTACCTTCAGTACAAAACCATGTTTCTAATGTTCTTTGAACAGTCAACAAGAACAAGAAATTCCATGGAAGCTGGTTTTGCACAGCTTGGTGGTCATGCTAATTATCTAGATACTAGCACAATGCAGATTTCTCATGGAGAAGTTGGCAAGGATACTGCTACTATCCTATCAAGCTATGGTGATGCTATTGCCTGCAGAAATTGTTTCTGGGAGGTGGGCAATAAATACTTAAGAGAGTTAGCTGCCCATTCTAGAGTGCCAATTATTAATATGCAGTGTGACTTATATCACCCATTACAAGGAATTGCAGACTTAATGACTATGCAGGAGAAAAAGAAGGATTTAAGGAAACTTAAAGTTTCAATTATTTGGGCTTATGCTAAGAGTCATAAGAAGCCCATTTCTGTTCCATTATCCCAGGCACTTCTTTTCCCAAGGTACGGAATGGATGTATGCTTAGCACATCCTGAAGGCTATCCACTTCCTGATTGGGTCATTGAACAAGCAAAAGAAAATGCAAGAAGACATGGTGGTTCATTTACAGTAACTAATAATGAAGCTGAAGCCTATAAGGATGCAGATATAGTTATACCTAAAAACTGGGGTAGTTGGGTTACAAATCAAAGTGATGCAGTAGTGGATGATCAATTAGAAGCTAACAAGAGCTGGATTTGTACTGAGGAAAAAATGGCAATGGCTAATGATGATGTTATTTATTTACATGCTTTACCTGCAGATAGAGGAAATGAAGTTGTTGATTCAGTTCTCGATGGTCCGCACTCAGTAGTGTTTGATGCAGCTGAGAATAGATTGCATACTTCCAAAGCAGTCATGGCACTAACAATGAATGGTCGCTAA
- a CDS encoding ABC transporter permease: protein MSKSNKIGTVSLKFEKRLIPSKIVTIVVPIISIILAFLAGAIFIYLTGYKPIEVYQVMLKGAFGSKYGISETMIKAIPLTLTGLAVSIAFRMQLWNIGAEGQLYIGAWAASYVALFMPGLPGFLVLPTMLLFGFVGGAFWGLLPAIPRALLDVNETITSLLLNYVAILWVSFFVYGSWKDPAGFNFPLTAPFSDAATLSKIAGTRVHTGIFIALILAVVIYFLLKRTKWGYEIRVIGESQNAARYAGMDIKRNILLVLALSGGLAGIAGMVEAAGLTHRLQPIMSPGYGYTAIIIAWLSKLNPFAIVVVSFLFGGLVVGGQSVQSIGLPITTSNMIQGLILFFVLGGEVFYRYKIRVKRSTKTNEKGGQS from the coding sequence ATGAGTAAATCTAACAAGATTGGTACAGTTTCTTTGAAATTTGAAAAAAGACTAATCCCATCTAAAATTGTAACTATTGTTGTTCCGATTATATCTATAATCTTAGCCTTTCTTGCTGGCGCAATTTTTATATATCTTACTGGTTACAAGCCTATAGAAGTCTATCAAGTTATGTTAAAGGGTGCCTTTGGCTCGAAGTATGGCATTTCAGAGACAATGATTAAGGCAATTCCATTGACATTAACTGGTCTAGCTGTATCAATTGCCTTTAGAATGCAGCTGTGGAATATTGGCGCAGAAGGACAGCTCTATATAGGTGCCTGGGCTGCTAGTTATGTAGCACTTTTTATGCCTGGACTTCCTGGGTTCTTGGTACTTCCAACAATGTTGCTTTTTGGTTTTGTAGGGGGTGCTTTTTGGGGACTATTACCTGCTATTCCTAGAGCACTTCTTGATGTGAATGAAACAATCACGAGTCTTTTACTAAACTATGTAGCTATATTATGGGTTTCCTTCTTTGTATATGGCTCATGGAAAGATCCAGCAGGATTTAACTTTCCGTTAACTGCACCCTTTTCAGATGCTGCTACTCTTTCAAAGATTGCAGGTACAAGGGTTCATACGGGTATATTTATTGCACTAATACTTGCGGTGGTTATTTATTTCTTATTAAAAAGAACCAAATGGGGATATGAGATAAGGGTAATTGGAGAGAGCCAGAATGCTGCACGTTATGCAGGTATGGATATCAAACGAAATATTCTGCTGGTTCTTGCACTTAGTGGTGGATTGGCAGGAATTGCTGGGATGGTAGAAGCTGCAGGTCTGACTCATAGGCTGCAGCCGATAATGTCACCAGGCTATGGATATACAGCCATTATTATCGCTTGGCTATCTAAACTTAATCCATTTGCTATTGTGGTTGTTTCCTTCTTATTTGGAGGCTTGGTTGTGGGAGGACAGTCCGTTCAGTCCATTGGTTTACCAATAACAACTTCGAATATGATTCAGGGCTTAATATTATTCTTTGTACTAGGCGGGGAAGTATTCTACCGTTATAAAATAAGGGTTAAAAGAAGCACTAAAACCAATGAAAAAGGGGGGCAGTCATAA
- a CDS encoding threonine synthase: protein MKNVKHLRCVKCNKTFTVEPGLYTCKECGPTGILDVVYDYDYIASRLNKRILSENKENSMWRYVELLPVEPDGPRPPLRVGWSPLYRVQRLGEQFGFSNLYLKDDGLNPTASLKDRASAIAVARALEEGYDTVACSSTGNAASSLAGSAAAAGLKSVIFVPGRAPQGKVAQLKIFGAIVISVQGSYQETFELSAHAIAKYGWYNRNAAINPFLVEGKKTVSLEIAEQLNWEMPDWIAISVGDGCTIAGVWKGFKDLQELGFISKIPKIISVQAEGCYPINRAFTLDKGFEPMEENTIADSIAVGVPRNPEKAVCAIRGSKGIAVNVSDDEILEAMRNIGNFAGVFGEPAGVTAFAGVKKAVAKGLVDPKETIVCCITGNGLKDVANGIKAAGEPIKISPSLEDLEKVLTSVTNIGTGK, encoded by the coding sequence ATGAAAAATGTAAAGCATCTCCGTTGTGTTAAGTGTAATAAAACATTTACTGTGGAGCCAGGACTTTATACTTGTAAAGAATGTGGTCCCACAGGCATTCTAGATGTTGTTTATGATTATGACTATATTGCAAGCCGCCTTAATAAAAGAATCCTTTCGGAGAATAAAGAAAATAGCATGTGGAGATATGTGGAGCTTCTTCCCGTTGAACCAGATGGTCCGAGACCACCTTTGAGGGTCGGGTGGAGTCCATTATATCGAGTTCAAAGACTTGGGGAGCAATTCGGATTTTCTAACTTATATTTAAAGGATGATGGACTGAATCCAACGGCTAGTTTGAAAGACAGGGCGTCAGCTATCGCTGTAGCTAGGGCTTTAGAGGAAGGCTATGATACAGTTGCTTGTTCTTCGACGGGAAATGCAGCATCATCATTAGCTGGAAGTGCAGCTGCAGCAGGACTAAAAAGTGTAATATTTGTACCAGGCAGGGCTCCACAAGGTAAGGTTGCCCAGTTAAAGATCTTTGGAGCAATAGTGATTAGTGTTCAAGGGAGCTATCAAGAAACATTTGAGCTATCAGCCCATGCCATTGCAAAATATGGTTGGTATAATAGAAATGCAGCCATAAACCCATTCCTAGTGGAAGGGAAGAAGACCGTTTCTTTGGAAATTGCAGAACAATTAAACTGGGAAATGCCTGACTGGATAGCAATATCAGTTGGCGATGGATGTACAATAGCAGGTGTGTGGAAAGGTTTTAAGGATCTTCAGGAACTAGGATTCATTTCCAAGATACCCAAGATCATTTCGGTGCAGGCTGAAGGTTGCTATCCTATTAATAGGGCCTTTACCCTAGATAAAGGGTTTGAACCAATGGAGGAAAATACCATAGCGGATAGTATTGCAGTTGGCGTGCCCAGAAACCCTGAGAAGGCAGTATGTGCAATTAGAGGATCAAAAGGTATAGCAGTAAATGTTTCAGATGATGAAATACTTGAAGCTATGAGGAATATAGGCAACTTTGCAGGAGTATTTGGAGAACCAGCTGGGGTAACAGCCTTTGCAGGTGTTAAGAAAGCTGTAGCTAAAGGATTAGTTGACCCTAAGGAAACTATAGTGTGTTGTATTACAGGCAATGGATTGAAGGATGTTGCAAATGGCATAAAAGCAGCAGGTGAACCAATTAAGATTTCACCAAGCTTGGAGGACCTTGAAAAAGTGTTAACATCAGTTACTAATATAGGTACAGGTAAGTAA